From the Hevea brasiliensis isolate MT/VB/25A 57/8 chromosome 15, ASM3005281v1, whole genome shotgun sequence genome, one window contains:
- the LOC110657135 gene encoding glycine-rich cell wall structural protein 1.0, with protein sequence MHCQTKVMGYKNIPMGTRKVLPIILFMLLALGICSAKRNLLSLEAHTYGGVAGGGGSGGGGGSGYAVVGEHGVNAYASGIGSGEGGGTRYGGVGIGGGGGGGNGDGGGTAHVGGASGFGYGIGGGEGGGAGYGGTIGLGGGGGGRGNGGGGGAAHVGGASGSGYGTGSGEGGGAGYGGVIGLGGGGGGSGKGGGGGATHAGETSGARYSSGAGEGGGVGEGAAIGNEGGGGGGSGGGGGAGYAGGASGAGYGNTGGESGGALGHTGSGAGGGGGNGGGSGVGSAGGASGVGQGSGGGKGGSAGYGSGGEKGANYGGGGGGGGGGGGGGGGVGSGSGGAGYGGGEGAGFGGGYGAGGIGYGGGGGGGSGGGGGAGGTHKGGFGSGGGEGIGHGGGVGGGSNGSGGGGGGSGGGGGGGYGAGGEHGGGYGAGGGSGVGGGHGGGYAP encoded by the coding sequence ATGCATTGCCAAACCAAAGTTATGGGATACAAAAATATTCCCATGGGTACCCGTAAAGTTCTTCCAATCATTCTCTTTATGCTCTTAGCTTTAGGCATATGTTCTGCTAAAAGAAACCTCCTTTCTCTTGAAGCACACACTTATGGTGGAGTTGCAGGTGGAGGTGGctcaggtggtggtggtggttcaGGATATGCAGTTGTAGGGGAACATGGGGTTAATGCTTATGCAAGTGGTATTGGTAGTGGAGAAGGTGGTGGCACTAGATATGGTGGTGTTGGAAttggtggaggaggtggtggAGGTAATGGTGATGGGGGTGGTACTGCTCATGTTGGAGGAGCTAGTGGTTTCGGATATGGCATTGGTGGTGGTGAAGGAGGTGGTGCAGGATATGGTGGTACTATTGGACTTGGTGGTGGGGGTGGTGGTAGAGGAAATGGTGGCGGGGGCGGTGCTGCTCATGTTGGAGGAGCTAGTGGCTCTGGATATGGCACAGGCAGTGGTGAAGGAGGTGGTGCAGGATATGGTGGAGTTATTGGACTTGGAGGTGGGGGTGGTGGCAGTGGCaagggaggtggtggtggtgctactCATGCCGGAGAAACTAGTGGTGCTAGATATAGTAGTGGTGCTGGTGAAGGTGGTGGTGTTGGTGAAGGTGCTGCTATAGGAAATGAAGGTGGTGGGGGAGGAGGTAGCGGCGGGGGAGGTGGTGCAGGTTATGCTGGAGGAGCAAGTGGTGCTGGATATGGTAATACTGGAGGTGAAAGTGGTGGTGCATTAGGACATACCGGTAGTGGGGCTGGTGGTGGAGGTGGCAATGGTGGTGGAAGTGGTGTAGGTTCTGCTGGAGGGGCTAGTGGTGTTGGACAAGGCAGTGGTGGTGGTAAAGGAGGTAGTGCTGGATATGGTTCTGGAGGAGAAAAGGGAGCCAattatggtggtggtggtggtggtggtggtgggggaggtggtgggggaGGTGGAGTTGGGTCGGGTTCAGGTGGTGCTGGCTATGGTGGAGGTGAAGGAGCTGGATTTGGTGGAGGTTATGGTGCTGGTGGTATAGGATAtggaggtggtggaggtggtggtagtgGCGGTGGTGGTGGAGCTGGAGGAACCCATAAaggtggatttggtagtggtggAGGAGAAGGAATTGGTCATGGAGGTGGAGTAGGTGGGGGCTCTAATGgaagtggaggtggaggtggtggctctGGAGGTGGCGGCGGCGGTGGTTATGGTGCAGGAGGTGAGCATGGAGGAGGATATGGAGCAGGTGGCGGGAGTGGTGTCGGTGGTGGCCATGGAGGTGGCTATGCTCCTTAA